One region of Endozoicomonas sp. Mp262 genomic DNA includes:
- a CDS encoding IS66 family transposase — protein MNDTLAHLPDDPTILKAYIAQLQGRLSTLEEHIRQLIRQRFGASSEKAPANQFGLFNEAEQDQPDNPDAVAKAEAEITVPAHQRKKPGRKPLPEALPRVRREHDLPEQEKVCSCCGSHDLHRIGEEVSEQLDIIPAKVQVIQNVRPKYACRHCEGSIQTAPMPPQPIPGSIATPGLLAYIATGKYVDGLPLYRQEQFVLNRLGVEVARATTAQWMVRCGELVQPLVNLMRDHLLESPLIHCDETHVKVLRESGKKAQSLSYMWVQVAEPVPDHRVILFDYDPSRSGSVPVRLLEGFKGYLQTDGYEGYAAIGRQEGIISQGCWAHARRKFNEAVKGLKKGVKTGKAYMGMAYIQKLYRIEREIKDCSCEEKKMIRQQKSRDILSQLRQWLDKSLPQTPPKTLLGKALNYLNNQWDKLIRYCDEGYLRMDNNLAENAIRPFVIGRKAWLFSTSQAGANASANLYSLVETAKACGLESYAYLKEVFTQLPAAKTLADIEQLLPWNQNSS, from the coding sequence ATGAACGACACCCTTGCACATCTTCCTGATGACCCCACTATCCTCAAAGCCTACATTGCCCAGCTGCAAGGCAGGCTTTCCACTCTTGAGGAACATATCCGGCAACTGATCCGGCAGCGCTTTGGCGCGTCTAGCGAAAAAGCACCAGCCAATCAGTTCGGCCTGTTCAATGAGGCCGAGCAGGACCAGCCTGACAATCCTGATGCAGTGGCAAAAGCAGAGGCAGAAATCACAGTCCCTGCCCATCAGCGCAAGAAGCCGGGGCGCAAGCCATTACCTGAAGCCCTGCCCAGGGTTCGTCGGGAACATGACCTCCCTGAACAGGAAAAGGTCTGCTCCTGTTGCGGTAGCCATGACCTGCACAGGATCGGCGAGGAAGTCAGCGAGCAACTGGATATCATTCCCGCCAAGGTTCAGGTTATTCAGAACGTGCGCCCAAAGTATGCCTGTCGCCATTGTGAAGGCTCCATCCAGACCGCACCCATGCCTCCCCAGCCCATACCGGGTAGTATCGCTACACCGGGCTTGCTGGCCTACATTGCCACCGGAAAATATGTGGACGGCTTGCCCCTGTACCGCCAAGAACAGTTTGTGCTGAACCGGCTCGGGGTTGAAGTGGCCAGGGCAACCACAGCCCAGTGGATGGTGCGTTGCGGTGAACTGGTACAGCCCCTGGTCAACCTGATGCGAGATCATTTACTTGAATCTCCGCTGATCCATTGTGACGAAACCCATGTCAAGGTGCTGAGGGAGTCAGGGAAGAAAGCACAGAGCCTGTCGTACATGTGGGTACAGGTGGCAGAGCCTGTTCCAGATCACAGAGTCATTCTATTTGATTATGATCCCAGTCGGAGTGGGTCCGTTCCTGTCAGGTTGCTGGAAGGCTTTAAGGGGTATCTGCAAACGGATGGCTATGAGGGCTATGCTGCCATAGGCCGACAGGAAGGCATTATCAGCCAGGGCTGCTGGGCCCATGCCCGGAGAAAATTCAATGAAGCGGTAAAAGGCCTGAAAAAAGGGGTAAAAACTGGAAAGGCTTATATGGGAATGGCCTATATCCAGAAGCTTTACCGTATTGAACGGGAAATAAAAGACTGTTCCTGTGAAGAAAAGAAAATGATCCGGCAACAGAAAAGCCGGGACATTCTCAGTCAGCTACGACAATGGTTAGATAAATCGCTACCACAAACGCCCCCTAAAACACTGTTGGGTAAGGCGCTTAATTACCTCAATAACCAGTGGGATAAACTGATTCGCTACTGCGATGAGGGTTATCTACGCATGGACAATAATCTGGCAGAAAACGCCATTCGCCCCTTTGTCATCGGGCGTAAAGCATGGCTGTTTAGCACCAGTCAGGCAGGCGCTAATGCCAGCGCTAATCTGTACAGTCTGGTAGAGACAGCGAAAGCCTGTGGCTTGGAGTCATATGCCTATTTAAAGGAGGTGTTTACCCAGCTACCCGCAGCAAAAACACTGGCGGATATTGAGCAACTGCTGCCATGGAATCAAAACTCTTCTTAA
- a CDS encoding porin family protein, which translates to MRTGIFALLLGLALNAQGREGHSGFYGGVLGGGGKFTGKVDYSTLNLEVGDNVSGYGLFLGYKTTKGNMTAGFEVDYLEYSGNIDLGVQATNYHLKAKMKHFYSASLLLGYMTADTVEVYLRGGYGKTHATIEVGEVTPIESDISFKMPVAGIGVRFSNDTSLGLKLEYRYHFNEDYKMSDNADFKSSANLFLVNLDYMY; encoded by the coding sequence ATGCGGACAGGGATTTTCGCATTATTGCTTGGATTGGCGCTCAATGCCCAAGGAAGAGAAGGACACTCAGGTTTTTATGGGGGAGTATTGGGCGGTGGAGGTAAATTCACCGGCAAGGTAGACTATAGCACCCTTAATTTGGAGGTTGGGGATAACGTATCTGGATATGGCTTGTTTCTCGGCTATAAAACCACAAAAGGAAACATGACCGCAGGATTTGAAGTGGACTACCTTGAATATAGCGGTAATATAGACCTTGGCGTACAGGCAACTAACTACCACTTAAAGGCTAAGATGAAGCATTTCTATTCGGCTAGCCTGTTACTTGGTTATATGACGGCTGATACAGTAGAAGTTTATCTGCGGGGTGGTTACGGCAAAACACATGCCACTATAGAAGTTGGAGAAGTGACACCGATTGAAAGTGATATTAGCTTTAAAATGCCCGTTGCCGGTATAGGTGTTCGATTCAGTAATGACACATCTCTTGGCTTGAAGCTGGAGTACCGTTATCACTTTAACGAAGACTATAAAATGTCAGACAATGCTGACTTTAAATCCAGTGCTAACTTATTTTTAGTCAATCTTGATTATATGTACTGA
- the tnpB gene encoding IS66 family insertion sequence element accessory protein TnpB (TnpB, as the term is used for proteins encoded by IS66 family insertion elements, is considered an accessory protein, since TnpC, encoded by a neighboring gene, is a DDE family transposase.) — MIRPAADTDVFLYSEPVDMRKSINGLATLVEQEMALSPFDRKLFVFCNRGRDKVKLLYWERNGFVLWYKRLEKFRFQWHWDSMPSHIDGDLLNRLLDGYDIRPPQPHPALTYTSMI, encoded by the coding sequence ATGATTCGTCCAGCGGCTGATACTGACGTATTCCTTTATAGTGAGCCCGTGGATATGCGTAAGTCTATCAATGGCCTGGCCACTCTGGTGGAACAGGAGATGGCTCTGTCCCCCTTTGACCGCAAGCTGTTTGTGTTTTGCAACCGGGGAAGAGACAAGGTGAAGCTGCTTTACTGGGAGCGCAATGGCTTTGTCCTCTGGTATAAGCGACTGGAGAAATTCCGGTTCCAATGGCACTGGGATAGCATGCCCTCCCATATTGATGGTGATCTTCTCAACCGACTGCTGGATGGCTATGACATTCGTCCTCCTCAACCTCATCCTGCGCTGACCTACACGTCAATGATCTGA
- a CDS encoding DUF1285 domain-containing protein yields MTRQYSSPSELVESLTSLPKGNELPPIHLWDPPFCGDIDIRILSDGSWLYMGTAIDRVSMVRLFSTVLKRDEDGSFYLVTPVEKVRIQVDDAPFVAISVERREDKLYFLTNVGDQCVLGEHHGLWVLEEPVSGEPKPYIRVRDNLDALINRNTFYQLIDMAEEKQINGKCHLVISSSEHFYSLGSIEDSRSE; encoded by the coding sequence TTGACCAGGCAATATTCCTCCCCTTCAGAGCTTGTTGAGAGTCTGACGAGCTTGCCAAAAGGAAACGAACTGCCTCCCATACATTTATGGGATCCACCCTTTTGTGGGGATATTGATATCCGAATATTAAGTGATGGCAGTTGGCTTTATATGGGAACAGCCATTGATAGAGTTTCGATGGTTCGCCTTTTTTCTACAGTGTTGAAAAGAGATGAGGATGGTAGCTTTTATTTGGTAACGCCGGTGGAAAAAGTTCGAATTCAGGTGGATGATGCTCCCTTTGTAGCTATCTCTGTAGAAAGAAGAGAAGATAAACTTTATTTTCTGACGAATGTGGGTGATCAGTGTGTGTTAGGAGAACACCATGGTTTATGGGTACTGGAGGAACCGGTCAGCGGTGAGCCAAAACCTTATATCAGGGTCAGGGATAATCTGGATGCCCTGATTAACAGAAATACCTTTTATCAATTGATTGATATGGCAGAAGAAAAACAGATTAACGGGAAGTGTCACTTAGTGATAAGTAGTTCAGAGCATTTCTATTCATTAGGTAGTATTGAAGATAGTCGTTCAGAATAA
- a CDS encoding IS30 family transposase: MSTQTRRYKQLTQGQRYQIEALLEKGHFQNEIAEVAGISESALSRELKRNTGDNGYCAESAHNLAMQRRKSAKKHSKTDERQMPIIEKGLLLGWSPENISCRMKIEVPEIALSHTSVYSRIADNKAQGGSLYKKLPRFGKRRCKGGKRKAGRSLIPNRVDITERPEVVELRSRLGDWEGDTVYGQDAHLVTLVDRKSRFTLIGKVDTKQSETVADTMISLLKRVSTVHTITLDNGGEFAAHEKVSEAVNADVFFAVSANLNPP; encoded by the coding sequence ATGAGTACACAAACCAGACGATACAAGCAGCTGACCCAAGGGCAACGATACCAGATTGAGGCGCTCCTTGAAAAAGGTCATTTTCAGAATGAGATCGCAGAGGTTGCAGGTATCAGTGAGAGCGCCTTATCCCGTGAGTTGAAACGCAATACTGGCGATAATGGGTATTGTGCTGAATCGGCTCATAACTTGGCTATGCAGCGTAGGAAATCTGCCAAAAAGCACAGCAAAACAGATGAACGACAAATGCCGATCATAGAGAAGGGGCTACTCCTTGGCTGGTCTCCTGAAAACATCAGTTGCAGGATGAAAATTGAGGTGCCTGAGATCGCTCTGAGTCATACCTCTGTATACAGCCGAATTGCTGATAACAAAGCTCAGGGAGGTTCCTTGTATAAAAAGCTGCCCCGCTTTGGGAAACGCCGATGCAAAGGAGGTAAACGCAAGGCAGGCCGTTCTCTTATACCTAATCGGGTCGATATTACCGAACGTCCTGAAGTGGTAGAGCTTCGGTCTCGCTTGGGAGATTGGGAAGGTGATACTGTGTATGGGCAAGACGCTCACTTGGTCACGCTGGTCGACCGAAAGAGCCGCTTTACACTCATTGGCAAAGTGGATACCAAACAGTCTGAAACAGTAGCGGATACAATGATCAGCCTACTGAAACGAGTTTCAACAGTTCACACCATCACCCTGGATAATGGAGGCGAGTTTGCAGCCCATGAAAAGGTATCAGAAGCAGTGAATGCTGACGTATTTTTCGCTGTAAGCGCCAATTTAAACCCACCTTAA
- a CDS encoding YiiX/YebB-like N1pC/P60 family cysteine hydrolase, which produces MNIIKSLASILTKWLMQETQEASASLCDFERIRHELKPCDVILVEGRSRVSQVIKQTSYSPWSHAMLYIGRLHNIEDNRIRQTVMERYNGSPDEQLIIESELGYGTVVHPLSRYENEHVRICRPNGLSFQDSQQVIHYAVSRLGVGYDVRQILDLARFFFPYSILPRRWRSSLFQYSPGQETKTVCSTMIAEAFSFIHFPILPLVKRNGDKGEVQLFQRNPKLCKPSDFDYSPYFQIIKYPFLDYTHHSDYRLLPWHGHGALEGSESDLYMSPSKLEELKQAQPIDKIELTQQLKSDDKLTPPPSETSH; this is translated from the coding sequence TTGAATATTATAAAATCATTAGCCAGTATTTTGACGAAATGGTTAATGCAGGAAACTCAGGAAGCATCTGCCTCACTCTGTGATTTTGAAAGAATCCGTCATGAACTCAAGCCTTGTGATGTTATCCTGGTGGAAGGCCGATCCAGAGTTAGTCAGGTTATCAAGCAAACCAGCTATAGTCCCTGGTCTCATGCCATGCTTTATATCGGCAGACTCCATAATATAGAAGACAACAGAATTCGCCAGACTGTCATGGAGCGCTACAATGGCTCTCCCGATGAGCAGCTTATTATTGAAAGCGAGCTGGGGTACGGAACCGTTGTTCACCCGCTAAGCCGTTATGAAAACGAGCATGTACGCATTTGTCGGCCTAATGGATTGAGCTTTCAGGATAGTCAGCAGGTTATTCATTATGCTGTCAGTCGGTTAGGTGTTGGTTATGATGTCCGACAGATATTGGATCTGGCTCGTTTTTTCTTTCCCTACTCTATTTTGCCTCGACGATGGCGGTCATCCCTATTCCAATATTCTCCGGGACAGGAAACAAAGACAGTTTGTTCAACAATGATTGCAGAAGCATTCAGTTTTATCCATTTTCCTATTTTGCCACTGGTCAAGCGTAATGGAGACAAGGGGGAAGTACAGTTATTCCAGAGGAATCCCAAACTGTGCAAGCCCAGTGACTTTGATTACTCTCCTTATTTCCAGATTATCAAGTATCCTTTTCTTGATTACACCCATCATTCTGACTATCGGCTTTTACCCTGGCATGGTCATGGGGCACTTGAAGGTAGCGAATCAGACTTATATATGTCACCCAGTAAACTGGAAGAACTTAAACAGGCACAACCTATCGATAAAATCGAACTAACACAACAGCTAAAGAGTGATGATAAGCTAACACCTCCTCCCTCAGAAACATCCCATTAA